A window of the Butyricimonas virosa genome harbors these coding sequences:
- a CDS encoding type II secretion system protein J, with amino-acid sequence MKRRFSYTLAASTLVEMLIVIIVSGILFIALFDGVNLVRRYTNRLNKTLAAGNSLLDSYQQLDHLFLSCDSVIGGPESFCFYKSGERLVLVEHRDSLLVCTRSIGVDTLFREVEEIRIVPVRDIPVPVDCLGVRFRSRGKLYYFEFGRARDPQNEWRQEALSVENQFKKEEYDDME; translated from the coding sequence ATGAAGAGGAGATTTTCATACACGCTTGCCGCTTCCACGCTGGTCGAGATGTTGATCGTGATCATCGTGTCGGGCATCTTGTTTATTGCCTTGTTTGACGGGGTGAACCTCGTCAGACGTTACACGAATCGGTTGAACAAGACGCTTGCTGCCGGGAATTCGTTATTGGATAGTTACCAGCAACTGGATCACCTTTTTCTATCATGCGATAGCGTGATCGGTGGTCCCGAATCTTTTTGTTTTTATAAGAGTGGGGAGCGTTTGGTTCTCGTGGAGCACCGGGATTCTTTGCTGGTTTGTACCCGGTCAATCGGGGTGGATACGTTGTTCCGGGAGGTGGAAGAGATCCGGATTGTACCCGTGCGGGATATTCCCGTGCCGGTGGATTGTCTTGGCGTGCGTTTCCGATCTCGGGGGAAACTTTACTATTTCGAGTTCGGAAGGGCTCGGGATCCCCAAAACGAGTGGAGGCAGGAGGCGTTGAGTGTTGAGAATCAATTTAAAAAGGAAGAATATGATGACATGGAATAA
- a CDS encoding DUF6443 domain-containing protein — translation MKRIELLICMLFLSLLSMGQAYPSLDLSGNPDTIKLDGASGYFELLYRTQTELDRQLVMTQINSFLEQQSWTWVRVLEMVPTSSLTGRLVVGIKENTTGAPRWCVFLSLLTGRHRLVYQYGLGAVPKSYTVSGNATIYPGKRTFVTLSGSEQGVTYDLYQGAALQASLPGTGSPLKFLVTTGGNYTIKATRGDVSRDMNGSARVSYYGVLEGKIVVAASPRVMLSKDGEIKAIPFTLAPDYPQGRAELEEMTRSILAGECVTWDSTFFLGFVTPESPLEGQVVIGRGPNCSDTTKQSFLVLNLVDRILIQALQAPGGILEVYNLSGGGEIAEGSTGTVTLSGQQPFVDYQLYCNDVRVEGARISNQRFSGLRGYGHYRVKACQDGREAWMNGEVGIWPEITRSVVGGGGTIRNSQPVSITLPGSQSILTYRLLKGGTVVASCAGTGGVLSFSVSETGTYTMEAGLQDYFVPMTGSVTVDRDNGIHYTSTEPHVVETIYLDPTTSGDGARTINNVTYLDGFGRKLQEIQVNASPGNTSDIVKACRYGVLGRVEREHVPYALEGNHGGFVRDALSPAKWQVFGESESGYMYTLTGYDNSPLDRVVKRTGPGKNWHVNGKGVTTDYGLNRANEVRLYRVSGDGSLVLSGYYAAGSLQKVTVTDEDGKRVETYTDNQDRTVLVVNVEGDDNRLETYSVHDDRGLLRYVLSPEASARVGTTSTRTSEAIRLFGYYYGYDRFGRLILKQLPGCDPVYLVHDKRDRLVLSQDGKQRTENADKWSYSLYDDQNRVIETGEVVLTGTGRSHRDLQDAASGSDNYVPAGNRVPLQYTLYDNYTATGDVPVLAFQPTTGYASGYHDLVTGLVTSVKTRVLGASPEKWLTTTTYYDDRCRVIQTVSDNVEGFTSRVDVKYDFAGNVVQQRESHQVSASRTDVLESENTYDDRGRLLSSTTRLNGGSPATVVYTYDAVGRLVSRKLGNTTETLAYNPRGWLTSKESTPFKMKLRYESPVGGGGACWNGNISEWEWQQGTNVALMYGFTYDGVNRLKETAQKQKSGTTWSTLPGSYLERGLTYDRNGNIKTLQRTAGGTLVDNLVYTCTGNQLTSLTENVSSTLAGDVYSRGGTASGTYAYDKNGNLTNDSRRALNFGYNVLNLLSEVKTTGGELKAKYDYLADGTKLRVRDKGEVNGFDYLGSLTYRKSGAGLQLESASFGDGVIRPGASNGGQGEVNYFLTDHLGSVRVIVDGNGEVLERNDYYPFGARQARSDYPQLAANRFKYNGKEEQVTGNLEWLDYGARMYDCGLGRWFGVDPFQESFISLSPYNYCSGNPMVFIDPSGALMTHYVDKNYNVLLQTNDGSDDVVMVPDECVGDFKSFARFYQDPSVKSYYDDERWNRYWKNEFGLADRQLSDLELSVANLFHSLSAKNSAVAYYLNNSMVNYWKMMATEFTAQWTTPEFIISGLSMVIAGMQAIESLSVIKGLPSFKSVGAAAKSYANVKKIPENFLIRKGIDPHALKQEFLGKKAPIAHYDLYKETSTGEILIFMKKGKGFPIFTGININDL, via the coding sequence ATGAAACGAATAGAATTATTAATATGCATGCTGTTCTTGTCCTTGCTATCGATGGGACAAGCTTATCCTAGTCTGGATTTATCGGGGAATCCGGATACGATCAAGTTGGATGGAGCCTCGGGGTATTTTGAGTTGCTGTATCGTACTCAAACGGAGTTGGACCGACAGCTAGTGATGACGCAAATAAATAGTTTTTTGGAACAGCAATCGTGGACTTGGGTCAGGGTGCTCGAGATGGTGCCGACGTCATCCTTGACGGGGCGGCTCGTGGTTGGGATCAAGGAAAACACCACGGGGGCACCCCGTTGGTGCGTGTTCCTGTCGTTGTTAACGGGGCGGCATCGTTTGGTTTATCAATACGGTTTGGGAGCTGTCCCTAAAAGTTACACGGTTAGTGGTAATGCCACGATATATCCCGGGAAAAGAACTTTCGTGACTTTATCGGGTTCGGAACAGGGGGTGACGTATGACTTGTATCAAGGGGCTGCCTTGCAAGCTTCCTTGCCCGGGACGGGGTCTCCTTTAAAGTTCTTGGTGACGACAGGTGGTAATTACACGATAAAAGCCACTCGTGGTGATGTCTCTCGCGATATGAACGGTAGCGCACGGGTTTCTTATTATGGAGTATTAGAAGGGAAGATCGTTGTTGCGGCTTCGCCCAGGGTGATGTTGTCCAAAGACGGGGAAATCAAAGCGATACCTTTCACGCTTGCCCCGGATTATCCTCAAGGGAGAGCGGAACTTGAAGAGATGACGCGTTCGATTCTGGCGGGGGAATGCGTGACGTGGGATTCAACATTCTTTTTGGGATTCGTTACTCCCGAGTCTCCTCTCGAGGGGCAGGTTGTGATTGGGCGCGGACCCAATTGTAGTGACACCACGAAACAGTCTTTTCTCGTGTTAAACCTGGTAGATAGAATATTAATACAGGCCTTGCAAGCACCCGGCGGTATCCTGGAGGTGTACAATTTAAGTGGGGGCGGCGAGATCGCGGAGGGTTCGACCGGGACGGTGACCTTGAGCGGGCAGCAGCCTTTCGTGGATTACCAGTTGTATTGTAACGACGTGCGGGTGGAGGGGGCCCGGATTTCGAACCAGCGGTTTTCGGGTTTACGCGGTTACGGTCATTACCGTGTGAAGGCTTGTCAAGACGGTCGAGAGGCCTGGATGAACGGCGAGGTGGGCATCTGGCCGGAGATCACGAGGAGCGTTGTCGGCGGGGGAGGAACGATCCGGAACAGCCAGCCCGTCTCGATAACGTTACCGGGCTCCCAATCCATCCTGACTTATCGCTTGTTAAAAGGTGGCACGGTGGTGGCTTCCTGCGCTGGCACGGGCGGGGTTCTCTCCTTTAGCGTTTCGGAAACGGGGACGTACACGATGGAGGCTGGTTTGCAGGATTATTTCGTCCCGATGACGGGTAGCGTGACCGTGGACCGGGATAACGGTATTCATTACACTTCCACGGAGCCTCACGTGGTGGAGACGATCTATCTCGACCCCACGACTTCCGGGGACGGGGCTAGGACGATCAACAACGTGACTTACCTTGACGGTTTTGGCCGAAAGTTACAGGAGATACAAGTCAACGCCTCTCCCGGGAACACGAGTGATATCGTGAAAGCGTGTCGTTACGGTGTACTGGGGCGAGTGGAAAGGGAGCATGTCCCTTACGCTCTTGAAGGTAATCACGGTGGTTTTGTTCGTGACGCTTTATCCCCGGCGAAATGGCAGGTTTTCGGGGAGTCTGAATCGGGTTACATGTACACGTTGACGGGTTACGATAACAGCCCGCTTGACCGCGTGGTGAAGCGAACGGGTCCGGGGAAGAACTGGCACGTTAACGGTAAGGGGGTGACGACGGATTACGGGCTGAACCGGGCCAACGAGGTTCGGCTTTACCGGGTGTCGGGTGACGGGTCGCTGGTCTTGTCCGGGTATTACGCGGCGGGTTCCTTGCAGAAGGTGACAGTGACCGACGAGGACGGTAAACGGGTGGAAACTTACACGGATAACCAGGATCGGACGGTGCTGGTTGTGAACGTGGAGGGTGATGATAACCGGCTGGAGACTTACAGCGTTCACGATGACCGAGGTTTGTTACGGTACGTTTTGTCGCCGGAGGCGAGTGCCCGCGTGGGGACGACCTCGACCCGTACCTCGGAGGCGATCCGGTTGTTCGGTTACTATTACGGGTATGATCGTTTCGGGCGGTTAATCTTGAAGCAATTACCGGGTTGTGATCCGGTTTACCTGGTTCACGACAAGCGGGATCGTCTGGTGCTGAGCCAGGACGGTAAGCAGCGGACTGAAAATGCCGACAAGTGGAGCTACTCGCTGTACGACGACCAGAACCGGGTGATCGAGACGGGAGAGGTGGTGTTAACGGGAACGGGCCGGTCTCACCGGGATTTACAAGATGCCGCCTCGGGTAGTGATAATTACGTCCCGGCGGGAAATCGGGTGCCCTTGCAATACACCCTGTATGATAATTACACGGCCACGGGTGATGTCCCGGTGCTTGCCTTTCAACCGACGACGGGGTACGCTTCCGGCTACCACGATCTGGTGACGGGACTGGTAACGAGCGTGAAGACGAGAGTCCTGGGAGCCAGTCCCGAGAAGTGGCTCACCACGACGACTTATTATGACGATCGTTGTCGCGTGATCCAGACGGTGAGCGATAACGTGGAGGGTTTCACGAGCCGTGTTGACGTGAAGTACGATTTCGCGGGTAACGTGGTTCAACAGCGAGAGAGTCACCAGGTGAGCGCCAGCCGGACGGACGTGCTCGAGAGCGAGAACACGTACGATGACCGTGGCCGGCTGCTGTCATCGACGACGAGGTTGAACGGGGGTAGCCCGGCAACGGTGGTTTACACTTATGACGCGGTGGGTAGGCTTGTTTCGAGGAAACTGGGAAACACGACGGAGACGCTTGCTTACAACCCGAGAGGGTGGTTGACGAGCAAAGAGAGTACCCCTTTCAAGATGAAGTTACGATACGAGAGCCCCGTGGGTGGAGGGGGCGCTTGTTGGAACGGTAACATCAGCGAGTGGGAGTGGCAGCAAGGTACGAACGTGGCCTTGATGTACGGTTTCACGTATGACGGTGTTAATCGCTTGAAGGAGACGGCGCAGAAACAGAAGAGCGGGACGACGTGGTCGACGTTGCCGGGCAGTTACCTGGAGAGGGGTTTGACTTACGACCGGAACGGGAACATCAAAACGTTGCAGCGGACGGCGGGAGGCACGCTGGTGGATAACCTGGTTTACACGTGTACGGGTAACCAGTTGACGAGTTTGACGGAGAACGTTTCCTCCACGCTGGCGGGGGATGTTTATTCCCGTGGCGGTACCGCATCCGGGACTTACGCTTATGACAAGAACGGGAACCTGACGAATGATAGCCGTCGAGCTTTGAATTTCGGTTATAATGTCTTAAATTTGTTGAGTGAAGTCAAGACGACTGGCGGGGAGTTGAAGGCAAAGTACGATTACCTTGCCGATGGCACGAAGTTACGGGTTAGGGATAAGGGTGAGGTGAACGGTTTTGACTACCTGGGTTCTTTGACATACAGGAAGAGTGGAGCGGGGTTGCAACTCGAATCGGCAAGCTTCGGGGACGGGGTGATCAGGCCGGGAGCTTCAAACGGGGGGCAAGGCGAGGTGAATTACTTCTTGACGGATCACCTGGGTAGCGTTCGGGTGATCGTTGATGGAAACGGGGAGGTCCTGGAGCGGAACGATTACTATCCATTCGGGGCGAGACAGGCGAGGAGTGACTACCCGCAACTCGCGGCGAACAGGTTCAAGTACAACGGCAAGGAGGAGCAGGTGACGGGGAATTTGGAGTGGTTGGATTACGGAGCGAGGATGTACGATTGCGGGCTGGGGAGATGGTTTGGCGTTGATCCTTTTCAAGAGAGTTTCATTTCATTATCGCCATATAATTATTGTTCCGGAAACCCGATGGTATTTATAGATCCTAGTGGGGCTTTGATGACTCATTACGTGGACAAGAATTATAATGTTCTTTTACAAACGAATGATGGTAGTGATGACGTGGTGATGGTTCCGGATGAATGCGTGGGTGATTTTAAAAGTTTTGCAAGATTTTATCAAGATCCGAGCGTGAAGTCTTATTACGATGACGAAAGATGGAATCGTTACTGGAAGAATGAATTTGGACTGGCAGATAGGCAACTGTCAGATTTGGAATTGTCCGTGGCGAATTTGTTTCATAGTCTTTCAGCAAAAAATTCGGCTGTGGCTTATTATTTAAACAATTCGATGGTCAATTATTGGAAAATGATGGCAACGGAATTTACTGCGCAATGGACTACGCCGGAATTTATCATTAGTGGATTGAGCATGGTAATAGCTGGCATGCAAGCAATAGAAAGTTTGAGTGTTATAAAAGGTTTACCGAGCTTTAAATCAGTGGGAGCTGCGGCAAAAAGTTATGCGAATGTAAAGAAAATTCCTGAAAATTTTTTAATACGGAAAGGAATTGATCCACATGCTTTAAAGCAAGAGTTTTTAGGGAAAAAAGCTCCCATTGCGCATTACGACTTGTATAAAGAAACAAGTACAGGAGAAATTTTGATATTCATGAAAAAAGGAAAAGGATTCCCGATATTTACCGGAATTAATATAAATGATTTATGA
- a CDS encoding type II secretion system F family protein, whose product MMTWNNETRDIKDGKKESLFSELHSLLSSGLDFGRSFCLLIEGENDKRLKRVLESIYASVVKGQTLWESFAAGKRFSALDYGVLRIGEETGRVDESLRFLADYYHKRVEQRRLVTGAISYPLIILVTAIVVLVFMITVIVPMFEQVYARMGGELPGITRWIIDFSKNFPTYLLIGISVVIILVGYFWLNGKSDSTRSFLSRLVLKIPLAGELIRKNYQARFCKLLYLLCSSEVPLLQGIGMLKDIITFYPYQRSFDIICEGLKRGEFFADKLGEFPHIYDRKLYTLVRVGEETNRLEDMLQKQGEDLTRELEHKLKQLGNLLEPVLIMGVGGLVAIVLISMYLPMFRLGGVIG is encoded by the coding sequence ATGATGACATGGAATAATGAAACGAGAGATATCAAGGACGGGAAAAAAGAGTCTCTTTTCTCCGAATTGCATTCGTTGCTTTCCTCGGGACTCGATTTCGGGCGTTCGTTTTGTCTGTTGATCGAGGGGGAAAACGATAAGCGATTGAAACGAGTGCTGGAAAGTATTTATGCGTCGGTCGTCAAGGGGCAAACTTTGTGGGAGAGCTTTGCTGCCGGTAAACGATTCTCGGCGTTGGATTACGGGGTTTTGCGGATTGGTGAAGAGACGGGACGTGTTGACGAATCGTTGCGTTTCCTGGCTGATTATTATCATAAACGGGTGGAACAGCGTCGCCTGGTGACGGGAGCTATCAGTTACCCCTTGATTATTCTGGTAACGGCAATCGTGGTTCTTGTGTTCATGATCACGGTCATCGTGCCCATGTTCGAACAGGTGTATGCCCGTATGGGTGGGGAACTTCCGGGTATCACCCGTTGGATTATCGATTTCTCGAAGAATTTCCCGACTTATTTGTTGATCGGGATATCCGTCGTTATCATTCTGGTGGGATACTTTTGGTTGAACGGAAAATCGGATTCTACTCGCTCTTTTCTGTCTCGTCTGGTTTTGAAGATTCCTCTTGCGGGAGAGTTGATACGGAAAAATTATCAGGCACGTTTCTGTAAGTTACTCTACTTGCTGTGTAGTTCCGAAGTTCCTCTACTGCAGGGAATCGGGATGTTGAAGGATATTATTACTTTTTACCCGTATCAACGTTCTTTCGATATTATTTGCGAGGGATTGAAAAGAGGCGAATTTTTCGCAGATAAATTGGGCGAATTCCCTCATATCTATGACCGTAAACTTTATACGCTGGTACGGGTGGGGGAAGAGACCAACCGGCTAGAAGATATGTTACAAAAACAAGGAGAAGATCTCACCCGAGAACTGGAACATAAACTGAAACAACTGGGAAATTTGCTGGAGCCTGTCCTTATCATGGGGGTAGGCGGGCTTGTTGCGATAGTATTAATATCGATGTACTTGCCGATGTTTAGGCTTGGAGGTGTCATCGGCTGA